Within Cyanobacteriota bacterium, the genomic segment GCCAATATTATGGTTACCCTCTTTGCGCAGATAGGCATAAACTGTTGGCAGTTCGATTTGGGCACGGTCAATGCGCAGCTCAAATTCACCACGATTGGCGCGACGCAATCGCAATTGCACAGGTTTGCCCGCCTCACCACGAATCAGCTTAGAGGCTGACTCAACACTCATACCTTCAGTAGACTTACCATCGATCGCCAGCAGTTGATCTCCAGCTTGAATGCCAGCCTTAAATGCTGGAGAATCTTCAATCGGCTCTGCAACGGTTAAAATGTTGGTTTGGCGATCAACCTTTAGCCGAACCCCAATTCCCGATAACTCACCAGACGTTTGACTGCGTAAGGCGCTAAACTGTTCAGGATCCATGAACCGGGTGTAGGGGTCATCCAACGTAGCTAATGCGGCTGCAATTGCCTCATAGGCCTGTTCCTTGGAAGTATAGTCCCGACTAAGTAGTTGCTGTCGCGTTGCTTGCCAGTCCACTCGGTTAAAGGTTCCATCCACATAGTCACGATTGACTATTTGCCATGCCTCGTCCACAATTACCTTTGGGCTATCTCGCAGGTCAGCTAAAGCCGATCGCTGCAAGCTAGGCACAGCCAATACAGTCATAGCAGACATCAACAGTATCCCCGTTAACCGACGAATATAGTGGGGATGGCGATGGCAAGATAATTGATTCATGGACAGTAGCTCAACAATGAAATGATAATGACGATGGTGATACTGGGGTGAAGAAGGAGCGACGTAGCGGGGCAGAAACCCTGATTCAGGCTGAATGAAGTTAACTTGACTAGCGTGCTGCTTGCATCCACAAACAACAAC encodes:
- a CDS encoding PDZ domain-containing protein, yielding MNQLSCHRHPHYIRRLTGILLMSAMTVLAVPSLQRSALADLRDSPKVIVDEAWQIVNRDYVDGTFNRVDWQATRQQLLSRDYTSKEQAYEAIAAALATLDDPYTRFMDPEQFSALRSQTSGELSGIGVRLKVDRQTNILTVAEPIEDSPAFKAGIQAGDQLLAIDGKSTEGMSVESASKLIRGEAGKPVQLRLRRANRGEFELRIDRAQIELPTVYAYLRKEGNHNIG